The sequence below is a genomic window from Dyadobacter chenwenxiniae.
AACCACATTCAAGACGACCGAGGAAGCTATTTCGATCGCAAATGATACGTTATATGGGCTGGGTGCGGGCGTATGGACACGTGATGCGCACGAGATTTACCAGGTTCCACGGGCCATTCAGGCAGGACGCGTTTGGGTTAATAATTATCATGCTTATCCGGCTCATGCGCCATTCGGAGGCTATAAAAAATCGGGTTTTGGAAGGGAAAATCATAAAATGATGCTGGGCTATTACCGCCAGACCAAAAATATGCTTATCTCCTATGATAAGAACAAGTTGGGCTTCTTTTGAAAATAACACTTATGAAAACCAGCAGAGTGCTCATTACAGACGAAGCTATTAAGATCGTCGAAAAGCTTAGAGCGGAAAACGGGGACTTAATGTTTCACCAAAGCGGAGGGTGCTGCGATGGTTCTCAGCCCATGTGTTTTCCAAAAGGCGAGTTCCGTACATCCGATAGCGATGTGCTGTTGGGTGAAATTGCCGGCTGCGAATTTTACATGAGCCGGGACCAGTTTGAATACTGGCAGCATACGCAGCTTACCATTGATGTAACGCCGGGCAGGGGATCGAGCTTCTCATTGGAAATTCCGATGGGCATTCGTTTCATCACTAAGTCCAGATTATATAGTACCGAGGAAGGGCTTAATCTGGTGGATGTTGATTTGTAATATAAATGCATGCAGCAAGGGCCAGGACGCATAAAGCAGCAAGGTTGCCGCGTGTATCTTGGCCTTTGTTTTCATTTTAAGCCGGATATTTTTTATATTTGTTCAAATCAAGCGGTTTGCTGACTGGGAAATATTGAAGTCAGCCCTTTTTTAACATTTCCGTAGTCGTTTAAGTCTATGGACCTTACAAGCTGAATTTTGAATTTCAATGAATTTGAACTCCACGAAGACGTGCTCAACGCCGTGGATTCCATGAACTACCAGCAGGCGACACCTATTCAGGAGCAAGCAATTCCTTTCATTCTTAGCGGTAAAGATCTTCTGGCCTGCGCACAGACAGGAACGGGAAAAACGGCTGCCTACCTGATCCCTATTTTAGATAAAGTCGCTCACGAAACAAAGGAGCATACAGGCGCATTGATCCTTGTACCAACGCGTGAGCTCGCCGTGCAGATCGATCAGCAAATCCAGGGTTTGGGATACTTTGTCGGCGCAACCAGCATTGCCGTTTATGGTGGTAACAAGGGGCCGGAATGGGACCAGCAGAAAAAAGCATTAACCCAGGGTGCAGACATTATCATTGCAACCCCGGGCAGGCTAATTGCCCATTTGCAGCTGGGCTACGTGACTTTTGGAAACGTAAAGCATCTTGTGCTGGATGAGGCCGACAGGATGCTGGACATGGGTTTTCTCAGCGATATTTTAAAGATCATGAGCTTTTTGCCTGCTAAGAGACAGACGCTCATGTTTTCGGCAACAATGCCCCCTAAAATTGGTGAGCTTGCAAAACGCATTTTACAAAATCCAGAGGAAATCAGGCTTGCGGTTTCAAGGCCGGTTGATCGCATTGATCAGCAGTTTTACATGGCAAAGGATGAACAAAAATTACCGTTGCTGCTGCATTTATTAAGCCAGGTCGAAAATACCAGTATGGTGCTTTTTACCTCGCGCAAATCCACTGTGGAGCCGATTGTACGTGCATTGAGAAAGCTCGGCCTTGCTGCAAGGGGAATTTCATCTGACTCCGAGCAGGCCGACCGCGAAATAGTTTTGAGGGAATTCAAGAACAGACAGTTCCCCGTTCTGGTGGCAACAGATGTGCTGTCACGAGGAATTGACATTGATAATCTAAGCCATGTAGTGAACTACGACGTTCCGCGTGATCCGGAAGATTATGTTCACCGTATTGGCCGGACGGCGCGTGCCGAATCAAAAGGCACGGCTATCACATTCATCAATGAGCAGGACCAGAAGTATGTTTTAAAAATCGAAAGGCTTTTCGAAAAAGAACTTGAGAAGCGGTCGATCACGCAGGACCTTGGACTTGGAGATGCTCCACTATTTGAGCCGCGGCGTTTCAGGGCAGCCGGCGGCCGAAAGCCGGGCTCAGCAGCTGTCAAGCCAGCTCACAAGTCATCAACAAGACCCAAAAGACGTAAACCTAAGAAAGAAACAAATAATCCCACCCAGGCATAGCCTGTCAGAGTTTGTCGAATATGACGCAGCGGAAGTACGAAGGAATATGATTATATCAACTTTTGTTTAAACGATAGCATTGATATAAGTACGATTTGCCTTTTTTGCTTTTCATTTGCTTACTTTTTAAGTCGTCATGAATAAACTTAAATACTGTACTATTGGACCGTTTCATAGATTGGATAAGGAACCATAAGTTCAGCGTCTCAGATCCACCCATTATATCAATGGAGGGTTTGTTCTCGCTTTTGCTGCTTTTGCTATTAAGCCTGGTTGCCGTATTTTTTCACCTTATCCGCATTTTCTTTAATTCCCCCGTCGATTTCTCGATGGACTGGAATTTGTTTTTAAGCTGGATTCCGCTGATCGTGGCCTTTCTGGCAGATAATTTCACCAAACGCTTTGGCAGCATTCCATTTACGCTGATTGTGCTCACGACTGTGTGGTTATCGTTCTTCCCCAATGCGCCTTACATGATCACCGACCTGGCTCACTTAACCGTAGATTATCATCGGGATCTGACCTGGCATGACGTGATTATGCTTTTCTTTTATGCAGAAGTCAGCCTTTTCAATGGTTTGGTATCTTTGTACTGGATACACCGCTCATGGCGGCGCGTTTTCTCACGGCGCGTCAGCATCACGTTTCTGTTGTTAAGCCTTCCGCTTGCGGGCTTCGGCGTTTATCTGGGCAGGGTAAGGCGTATGAATAGCTGGGACATTATCCATGATCCGCGCGCGATCCTGAATAACCTTATCGAAAGCTCAATGGATCGGACGGCCTGGGTTTTCAGTATGGAAATCGGAATGTTGCTGGGGATTTTGTATTTGGTGCTCTGGGTCATCGTCCGCTTCCGTATCCGATATAGCAAGAAGAATCACCCTGTTGACTAAGGATTTTATAGCCATGAAACCAAGATCATTTCGATATGCAAATATCTGACAATGTAAAAGATTCCTACTCTTCGCAGTATAATGACGACTCCGTTTCCTGGCGAAATACCGGAGCCAAGTATAAGGCACGCAACATTGTTGAACTGTCGAAGAATATCAGTTTCAAAAACGTGCTCGAAGTGGGAGCGGGGGAGGGAAGTATCCTTTCCTGGCTTTCGCAATGGGATTTTTGCAATGATCTCAATTGCGTGGAGATTTCCGAGAGTGGGATTGGCCTGATAAAATCCAAGAACATCAAAAATCTCAACGATGTGCTGCTTTTCGACGGTTACCAAATTCCCTATCCCGATAACCATTTTGACCTGGTCATTTGTTCACACGTTTTAGAGCATGTAGAACACGAACGCATATTGCTAAGGGAAATCAAGCGCGTCTCAAAGTATCAGATTTTCGAAGTGCCTATTGACTTTTCTTTTTATGTGGATAAGAAAATCAAACACTTCCTATCCTATGGGCACATTAACATTTACACGCCCGCATTGCTCAGGTTTCTGCTCAAATCTGAGAACTTTCAGGTCAAGAGCGACATTTGCCATCTATATAATGATGAGGTGATCAAACCACTTTTCAAGAATGATCCGGCAGGATTCTATCTGACCAAGTTCAAACATTTCATCTTGCGGCTCTTCCCTTATCTTTTGGGAATAAAACCCAATGCTTACGCCGTGTTGACAGAGAAAACAGAAAAGGATCTATCCATATTTTAAGTGACAGGTTCAACCCAATTGCCCCTCCAAATCATCTATCAGGACAAAGCTCTGGTCGCCATCAACAAGCCCCACGGACTACTTGTGCATCGCTCGCCAATTGCCGCCGATGCGGATGTCTTCGCCGTTCAGCTGCTGAGAGACCAACTCGGACAAAAAGTATTTCCTGTGCACCGGCTGGATCGGAAAACATCCGGGGTCCTGCTCTTTGCATTAAATGAAGAAATGAACAGCCTGATGCAGCAGCAATTCCAGGACGGAAAAGTCGAAAAGACTTACCACGCCATCGTCAGAGGTTACACACCAGACCATCTAGACATTGATTATCCATTAAAAAAAGAAGACGGCACAATCCAGGAAGCCTTCACATCCCTTCGCACACTGGCACGCACAGAGGTCGACTTCGCCATTGGCAAACACCCCACCTCGCGCTACTCACTGGTAGAATTAAAACCAACCACCGGCCGCATGCATCAACTACGCAAGCATATGGCTCACGTATTTCATCCTATCATTGGAGATAGGCCACATGGCTGTAATAAGCAGAATCGGTATTTTAAGGAGCAGTTTGACATGAACGAGATGATGCTGCATGCATCGGAAATCGCTTTTCAGCATTCGTTAACAGAGCAGCAGCTAATAATTAGCGCACCATTTCGAAATGAGTTTGCTGCAATGATAGGCTTGCTTGGGCTTTGAACTTAAATCGGTTTCGGAATCTATTGACACCAGCACGGCAACCGGTAATCTCTTTATATATATGTGCTAAACACAGACAGATGCAATGTTGCGTTTCCCGGAGTCCGTACCCAATTTTCGTAAAAACAAAATAGTTTCCTTCGAAGGAATTCCGGCTGCCTTGTTTGCCATGGATCAAATGGAGGGTTCCAAAAACGTGTTCTTGACCGAGCACACACTCCTCTTTGTTCTAAAAGGCGAAAAGTTAATTCACTTTTCAGCGGAAACCCTACGCATTTCAAGCAGTGAGGTTGCGCTGTTAAAACGGGGGATATATTCCATGTCTGAATACATTCCTGACGAGGATCGTTTCGAAGCGCTGTTGATCTTTATTCCTGACGAGTTTTTTGAAAGAATTCATTTGCAATTTGAGACGCCTGGAAAACCAGATTCTGAGAAGCCTTATATGGTAGTTCCTTCCGATGAACTTCTGGATGGTTTCAAACTGCATTATAAAAGCTATATATGTGCGACGCTTAATAATCTGGAATACATCCTGAAAGTCAAGCTCGAAGAGTTGTTCTTACTGCTGTTATCCAACCAATATAAAAAAGATCTGCTTCGTTTCATTGGGTCCATCGTCGATGGAGCTCCATTACAAATGGACCATATTGTCAGGAAATATCTATTTCAGCCCATTACGATCAGTGAACTGGCCAGGCTTTCGGGCCGGAGCGCGGCAGCTTTCAAACGCGATTTTGCGATCCATTATCAAAGCTCGCCGAGAAGCTGGATCAATCAACAGCGGTTGAAACATGCACAGACGCTTTTGAACGGCACCAACCAGCGGGTAACAGAGATTGCCTATGCCTGCGGGTATGAAAACGTACCGCATTTTATCCGGATTTTTAAAAAAGAATTTGGTCTGACGCCCGCGCTTTACCGGAGAAAAAAGACAACTATTTGAGCCTTTTGAGCTATTCGCTGCCGCCGCTCGTCTGATACCTTTGAAATAAAAAGGATATGAAAAATTGGATAAAGAAAGCGATGGTGACTTTGATAAGCTTGGTCAGCATTCATGCGGAAGCGCAGCAAACAATCTTGTATAGAGGCGATTGGCATCCGGAAAGTGTAATTAGCGACGGGCAGTTTTTGTTTGTAACCGATATTGGCAAGAAATTAGACCCACTGTCAAAAGACGGAGACGGGTCAATCAGCAAGTTTTCACTTGATGGCACCTTAATCAAACGGAATATTTCCCTAATAACATTACATGCACCCAAGGGAATGGGAATTCTCGGCCGCACCGTTTTCGTAGCGGATCTGGACAGGTTGGTTGGCATTGATTTAATTACTGGCAAACCTGTTGTTAGCATAGATTTCTCTGGCTTTGGCGTTCACCTGCTCAACGACATTACAGTTAAAAATGACTCCACTTTGTTTGTTTCAGCCACGGATAAAAATGTCATTTACGAAGTTTGCCCTGGTAAGCCTGACCAGATTCACGTTCTCAACGTTGCGGAAATAAAAGGTATAAATGGATTGTTTTATGACCCTGCCAAAAACCGGCTGTATGTTGCAGGGTTCGGTACTTTTACCTCGGCAACCGGGATCGGGCAAGTCGGATATATTGATTGGACAGAAAGCGGCTTAAAGTTTACTGGACTTTCCGGCATCACGGGTTTCTTCGATGGAATCGCATTGGTTGATGCCGATCATGTCGTGGTAAGCGATTGGGTTGACCTTGCAAATCAGAGAGGGGTTTTAAAAAAGATTAATCTGAAGACCCGCAATGTTACATTACTGAATACGAAGTCAATAGCCGGCCCAGCCGATTTTATGTTTGATAAAAATAAAAGTGAGTTAATCGTTCCAGCCGCTTTGAATGGAGAACTCCTAAAACAGACGTTGTAAAATTTACAAGTCTGCAACTGTGGCTCATTTATAGTAAAACCACTAAATCAAGACCGTTGTGGTGATCCTGATCAAAATTGACAAATCAGCGTTTAAGCTTCAACTGACTTTTTGCTGCATACGGCTTTCTTTCGGCGAATATTAAAATGTTACTTCTTCTCATACTCATACCGGGTCATGCCAAATTCAGTAAAGCCAAATTGAGGAGAATACCGTATTTCCTCCCGGAGAAGTTTTCCGTAATACTTTCTCTTATTGATAGTGTTGTTTCCGACTGAGGTTTGGATTTGGTTGCCGGCAACATCGAGCTCGAAAGTTCGTCTCGAAGTCTGATTTCCTTGCGCATCCTGGTAAATTACTGCGGAAGGCAAGATGTTATTTGCTGTGTATTCTGCTATTGTGATCAATTCAAGCATGTTACTATGATTGAATCTCTCTGTCTTGATTTTTCGACTTTTAACGTCGTAAGTGTAATTTTCAGTGTATTCCAGGTCATTATTATACATGTAAGCTTGTTCTCTAATGACATTCCCACGGCTGTCGTAAGCATATTTGTAATGATGATGTTTTCCTAGTGATTGAGTCCATTTGTAAGTCTCCGAAAGCTTTCCGTTTGTATAAACATAATAAGTGGATTGCTGTAATTCACCGTCCGCACCAAGTGCATCTTCCTGCGATAATAAGTCATCCTGGTAGGTGTAGCTGATTATTCTCGATAAAGTTGGTCTGTTTACCTGCCCGTCAAATATTTTTTGTGTCGCCATTCGCCCATTTTTGTAAGTATAGGTCTTATACATCGCAAGCAGGTCGGGGTTGTCGATCATAGATTCTCGTTCGAGATTTCCTTCGGCGTCATAGGCAAATTCAACAAATCCATAAGGTTGTTCGGAATCCGATTTACTAAAATTGAGAATCCTGGTCAAACGATAATGATTAGCATTGTAAATGCTCGTATCTCCAACATTAGGGCCGGGTACTCCTTCAAAAACATCAATTTCCTTGTTTTTGCAGGAACTCAGGACATGCATGATTATCAGTAAAAAGTATAGCGTTTTCACAGGGCAAAAGATTAAGCGCAACTATATTTAAGAGATAACAAAAAGCCTAAAATAGTTGGAAAAAGTCTTTCCGAAATCTCGAAGCCAAAAGCTTATAGTTTTCCTAAATCCGTTTTAATGTAGTCAGTCCACTTATGCCGTGGGATGTGTCGAAGATCATGCCCAAGGTACGCTCTCCATATCTTATTACGTTTTTGCTCTGCATTGAAATATAAAAAAAATACTCGGTCGAACTTCCTCCAAGGTCGTCAAAAACCAATGCTATTTTTTCAGGGGTTTTCAGGATTGAGTCGCCATACAAAGTGTTAGATGGCAGTGAATAGAATTGCTCGTTCGACAGTGGAATTTGTTCATAGGCCTTTTCATATTGGGCAAAGACCTCAGGAGTGTAAGATCGAACCCATCATCTCGGATCTTTGGTGGGCTTTTCATACGTCGATTTAATACCGGGAAGATCTGCTTTTACATTGTCCGGAGATAACCTCAGGGAGGTGTTGCCCTGCACTATCGGCTGGGTATAAAAGTAAGGAAGCAAATAGGTCCAGCCTGAATTCCCACCTCCATTTCCCCTCAAATCCACAATCAAGTATTTCGTAGACCGGATGAGCGAAAAAAATTATTATGTAACCCCATTTGACTTTATAGAGATATTTTTTATAAATTTCTGTTAAACTAGAACCCAAAGCTGTGAGAACACTTCTTCTTCTTTTCCCTATCCTTCTTTCGGCAGTGTTGGGCTGCAAGAAAGAGGATCCTGTATTGGATCCTGAAATTATCGAAGCTCAAAAAATTGCCGCCCTCCAAAATCAGTTCCATGGAAAATATGGTATCGTCAGTTCGGTCAGCAATGAAGCCGTCGATGTAAATATGGACGGTGTAACTTCCACCAACTTGTTTCAGGAAATCGATATTTTGCCTTCGGAAAAGAATTATCATTTTGATGTGGAAGTGCGTATATACGGTACTAATCCATTGTCTGCCGGACCTGCATATATATTTAGTCAGTCATGGCCAGAGCAATATATTCGCATAGAAAACGAAGTATGGACAGGCGGACCGGGTTTAAATTATGACCCTTCATTACGAATGGATTTTTTACGGCAAGGAACGTCGCGCCAGTTCTACTTTTCCGAAGATCTGAAGTTGCTCAATGTGCTACCAAGTGACAAGGAGAATCCTTATCGATGGGTAAAGCCCGAGTCGGTGGCGGTAGATCCTGCTGGCAGGCTGGTTATAGTCAATAAACGGTATTTGTATACAAAAAATGGGGTAAAACAAGTATCAATTACCTCAGTTTATGAGCGTTTTACAAAAGAGACCTAGCCACAAAAGCGCTTAACCCAAAGGCGATTTTTGGCTGATTTTACAATTCAGATAAATGCTGTTATCGATACAATTACAAGTTAGTTTTCAAGCTATTTCAGAGCAATTTGGGGCTTCATTAACCGTTTGTAACTGATATAATTCTATAAATGAAGAATTAAGATACTAGTTCCCCCGATGTGTTTGAGGTTTTTAAATCTTTCATCCTTTCTATATAGTTCGTTCATTGCAGCTCTTACGCCGTCCCAGTTCGTGTAATCATGCCAAATGATTAAGCCACCCGGACGCATCATCTTCAGAACTTTTTCGCTGTCGTTGATCACATATTTATATGCATGCGAACCATCTATGAAAGCAAGGTCAATGGTCTGCTTGTATGTCTCAAAGTTAAAGGTCGCCGAATCTCCAAAGACTTGTTTGATCTTGTAAGATGCAGGGTGACCAATAAAACGTTCGCCTGAAATATCTTTCTCGACATACCGCACTTCGCCATCTTCAATCTCCATATGTGTTGTGTTTAGCTCTGATGCAGGCAGATCCAGGGTAATAATTTCAGTTTGCTCACTGCTATTGAGCGCCATGTTAAGCGTTGTGCGGCCCTGGAAAGTGCCAATCTCAAAAACCCTTTTCGGATTGGCTTTTTTGACCAGATTACTGATGACTTTTAATTCAAACTCCGTAGTATGTCCAAACCCACATTCATATACGCCTTCATACACGGCATCATCACTGCCAAATAATTCAAATACATCCGTCTTGGGAATAATATAGGGATCGATCGGAGTTTGATCTTTGGACTGGTCGTTTTTTGGATAAAGATGATAAAGAGACAGCAAGTTGCTTCGTCGATTTGAGCTAGCCATTCCCAAAGTAAGCGTATAACCTACGCGCCGCATGACACCGGCATATAATTGGAGATCATTTAAGAGGTCTTTCATAATAAGGCTAGTTAGGAATTTGAGGTTTGCGTTATTGAGTGAACAAATGTGTCTTTGGAGCGAATTATTTCTTTGGATAGTATAAATATTTCGGCGATTAGTATAGTATTAATAAGGAATGTGAAGGAGTAGTCTACTGGTAAGCGTTTGAGAAGCTTACATAAAACGTTCTACACAGACTTGGCGAAGCTAACTTGTCAGGGATGAGATGCATTAAAAAACATTTGCGTCAATAGAGGCATTGCTTTTTAGAATCAAAACATTGTTCTTGCTCGGGCAAAGCATATGAACACGGACATGCAAAAGGAGTACAATTTGAAATCCTTCAATCTCTACAATTTTCTGAAACACCAGAATGCCGATAGCTTTCACAATCCATACTTTCTGGCAGATAAACACACCTATAAAAATGCCCATGTCAACTTTCCGTTCAGAACGTTCACTTATGGCCTGGGAATTACTTACTCTGGTCAGGGAGATGTGTTCAGGATCGGGAGTGCCGATTATGTTGTGAAAGCTGCATGCCTTACGACAGTAGGGCCAGGCATGGTTTGCCAGTGGACGGGAAATTATACGGCTGATCACGACACGGTTTATTTTACTGAAGAGTTGTTTACAGGCATGCAGACAGGTTCTTTTCTACAGTCGATGCCGTTCTTTTTCCATGGTGGTAAGCATGTCATCGCATTGACAGATGATCAGACGGGCAAGATGGCAGCGCTATTCTGTTCGTTAAAAGAACTAAAAGACCAGCATTGTGCCGTTCCAGGCATCGTTTATGCTATGCTGATGCTGGCCGGGTCGTTTCATTCGAAACTGGAAGGCCAGCTTCTAAACAGCACGGTCTCGAAAAGGGAAAAAATCACAAACGCATTTAGAAAATTGGTTGCAGAGCACTTTCCGGAGCACAAGGAGGTTGCCTATTACGCCAATGAATTGCATATTACCCCAAAGTATTTGAGTGAAGTTTTACAGGTCGAATTAGGGAAAACAGCCAAGACTTTGATTGATGAATATGTAATCATGGAAGCTAAGAGTTTATTGAAACAGACCAGCTTGTCGATACAGGAGATATGCTACTGGTTGGGTTTTGAAGATGCTTCCCATTTCAATAAGTTTTTTAAAAAGCTTACTGATACGACGCCGGGCGAATATC
It includes:
- a CDS encoding DUF779 domain-containing protein translates to MKTSRVLITDEAIKIVEKLRAENGDLMFHQSGGCCDGSQPMCFPKGEFRTSDSDVLLGEIAGCEFYMSRDQFEYWQHTQLTIDVTPGRGSSFSLEIPMGIRFITKSRLYSTEEGLNLVDVDL
- a CDS encoding DEAD/DEAH box helicase; the protein is MNFNEFELHEDVLNAVDSMNYQQATPIQEQAIPFILSGKDLLACAQTGTGKTAAYLIPILDKVAHETKEHTGALILVPTRELAVQIDQQIQGLGYFVGATSIAVYGGNKGPEWDQQKKALTQGADIIIATPGRLIAHLQLGYVTFGNVKHLVLDEADRMLDMGFLSDILKIMSFLPAKRQTLMFSATMPPKIGELAKRILQNPEEIRLAVSRPVDRIDQQFYMAKDEQKLPLLLHLLSQVENTSMVLFTSRKSTVEPIVRALRKLGLAARGISSDSEQADREIVLREFKNRQFPVLVATDVLSRGIDIDNLSHVVNYDVPRDPEDYVHRIGRTARAESKGTAITFINEQDQKYVLKIERLFEKELEKRSITQDLGLGDAPLFEPRRFRAAGGRKPGSAAVKPAHKSSTRPKRRKPKKETNNPTQA
- a CDS encoding DUF1361 domain-containing protein; translated protein: MEGLFSLLLLLLLSLVAVFFHLIRIFFNSPVDFSMDWNLFLSWIPLIVAFLADNFTKRFGSIPFTLIVLTTVWLSFFPNAPYMITDLAHLTVDYHRDLTWHDVIMLFFYAEVSLFNGLVSLYWIHRSWRRVFSRRVSITFLLLSLPLAGFGVYLGRVRRMNSWDIIHDPRAILNNLIESSMDRTAWVFSMEIGMLLGILYLVLWVIVRFRIRYSKKNHPVD
- a CDS encoding class I SAM-dependent methyltransferase gives rise to the protein MQISDNVKDSYSSQYNDDSVSWRNTGAKYKARNIVELSKNISFKNVLEVGAGEGSILSWLSQWDFCNDLNCVEISESGIGLIKSKNIKNLNDVLLFDGYQIPYPDNHFDLVICSHVLEHVEHERILLREIKRVSKYQIFEVPIDFSFYVDKKIKHFLSYGHINIYTPALLRFLLKSENFQVKSDICHLYNDEVIKPLFKNDPAGFYLTKFKHFILRLFPYLLGIKPNAYAVLTEKTEKDLSIF
- a CDS encoding pseudouridine synthase, which translates into the protein MPLQIIYQDKALVAINKPHGLLVHRSPIAADADVFAVQLLRDQLGQKVFPVHRLDRKTSGVLLFALNEEMNSLMQQQFQDGKVEKTYHAIVRGYTPDHLDIDYPLKKEDGTIQEAFTSLRTLARTEVDFAIGKHPTSRYSLVELKPTTGRMHQLRKHMAHVFHPIIGDRPHGCNKQNRYFKEQFDMNEMMLHASEIAFQHSLTEQQLIISAPFRNEFAAMIGLLGL
- a CDS encoding helix-turn-helix domain-containing protein, yielding MLRFPESVPNFRKNKIVSFEGIPAALFAMDQMEGSKNVFLTEHTLLFVLKGEKLIHFSAETLRISSSEVALLKRGIYSMSEYIPDEDRFEALLIFIPDEFFERIHLQFETPGKPDSEKPYMVVPSDELLDGFKLHYKSYICATLNNLEYILKVKLEELFLLLLSNQYKKDLLRFIGSIVDGAPLQMDHIVRKYLFQPITISELARLSGRSAAAFKRDFAIHYQSSPRSWINQQRLKHAQTLLNGTNQRVTEIAYACGYENVPHFIRIFKKEFGLTPALYRRKKTTI
- a CDS encoding class I SAM-dependent methyltransferase — its product is MKDLLNDLQLYAGVMRRVGYTLTLGMASSNRRSNLLSLYHLYPKNDQSKDQTPIDPYIIPKTDVFELFGSDDAVYEGVYECGFGHTTEFELKVISNLVKKANPKRVFEIGTFQGRTTLNMALNSSEQTEIITLDLPASELNTTHMEIEDGEVRYVEKDISGERFIGHPASYKIKQVFGDSATFNFETYKQTIDLAFIDGSHAYKYVINDSEKVLKMMRPGGLIIWHDYTNWDGVRAAMNELYRKDERFKNLKHIGGTSILILHL
- a CDS encoding helix-turn-helix domain-containing protein, with translation MQKEYNLKSFNLYNFLKHQNADSFHNPYFLADKHTYKNAHVNFPFRTFTYGLGITYSGQGDVFRIGSADYVVKAACLTTVGPGMVCQWTGNYTADHDTVYFTEELFTGMQTGSFLQSMPFFFHGGKHVIALTDDQTGKMAALFCSLKELKDQHCAVPGIVYAMLMLAGSFHSKLEGQLLNSTVSKREKITNAFRKLVAEHFPEHKEVAYYANELHITPKYLSEVLQVELGKTAKTLIDEYVIMEAKSLLKQTSLSIQEICYWLGFEDASHFNKFFKKLTDTTPGEYRRRL